A genomic region of Candidatus Marimicrobium litorale contains the following coding sequences:
- a CDS encoding DUF4892 domain-containing protein: protein MKLLNLVRLSRLAFCVLIILVSMPRLFAATDEGPENDYLSRLISFPHAVEVSSFRRDVIGYEVPLGALKKVRGEWRFKNSERLSGLLIGYTWQILDGFTASQVMSGIQDELAADPAAEKLFYCAGRACGHSAQWANRVFRERVLYGREDMQRYSIYRLTGDPEYRLLMYSAARTEDRQYLRMELLRVEKKASE from the coding sequence ATGAAATTACTTAACCTAGTGCGCCTATCTCGTCTCGCTTTTTGTGTATTGATTATTCTGGTCAGTATGCCGCGGCTCTTTGCCGCGACAGATGAAGGCCCAGAAAATGATTACCTCTCACGGCTGATTTCTTTCCCACATGCAGTCGAAGTTTCTTCATTTCGTCGCGATGTAATTGGCTACGAGGTGCCACTGGGCGCGTTAAAGAAAGTTAGGGGCGAATGGCGTTTCAAAAACAGCGAGCGGCTTAGTGGCTTGCTGATTGGATATACATGGCAAATTCTGGATGGCTTCACAGCATCACAGGTTATGTCAGGCATTCAAGATGAGTTGGCCGCTGACCCGGCGGCTGAGAAGTTATTTTATTGCGCGGGGCGGGCGTGCGGCCACAGCGCTCAGTGGGCGAATCGAGTGTTCCGGGAGAGAGTGCTGTACGGGCGAGAGGATATGCAACGTTATAGTATTTATCGCCTCACCGGAGATCCAGAATATCGGCTGCTAATGTATAGCGCTGCCCGAACCGAAGACAGGCAGTACCTGCGCATGGAATTGTTACGTGTCGAGAAGAAAGCGTCCGAATAG
- the folE gene encoding GTP cyclohydrolase I FolE, giving the protein MEQHWAKIIESMGEDLERPGLVDTPKRAAKAYAFLTRGYSQSVDEVVNNALFPSDSSEMIVVEDIEMYSLCEHHMLPFIGKCHVAYIPTGQVLGLSKVARIVDVFARRLQIQESLTSQIAETIMSVTNAEGVGVIIEAQHMCMMMRGVEKQNSRMKTSSMLGSFRSEQKTREEFLSLLQR; this is encoded by the coding sequence TTGGAACAGCACTGGGCAAAAATTATCGAATCCATGGGCGAAGACCTGGAGCGTCCAGGCTTAGTGGATACGCCTAAGCGGGCCGCCAAGGCGTATGCCTTTCTGACGAGAGGTTACAGTCAATCGGTGGACGAGGTGGTCAATAACGCTCTTTTTCCCTCCGATTCCAGCGAAATGATAGTGGTGGAAGACATCGAGATGTACTCGTTGTGTGAACACCATATGCTGCCATTCATCGGAAAATGCCACGTCGCTTACATACCGACAGGGCAGGTTCTCGGCTTGTCCAAGGTTGCTCGCATTGTGGATGTATTCGCCCGACGCCTGCAGATTCAGGAATCGCTCACGTCTCAGATCGCCGAAACAATCATGTCCGTCACCAATGCCGAAGGCGTAGGTGTGATTATCGAGGCACAGCATATGTGTATGATGATGCGCGGCGTCGAGAAACAGAACTCAAGAATGAAAACGTCATCCATGCTTGGATCGTTCCGCAGCGAACAAAAAACGAGGGAAGAGTTTTTATCCTTACTGCAGCGCTAG
- the htpG gene encoding molecular chaperone HtpG has product MTADVKKETLGFQTEAKQLLHLMIHSLYSNREIFLRELISNASDAIDKLRFASLSDESLLQGDSNYEVRVELDKDANTLTISDNGIGMSREDVIEHLGTIAKSGTAAFLESLTGDEQKDSQLIGQFGVGFYSAFIVADRVEVHTRKAGADASEGVLWDSQGEADFSVEARDRSARGTSITLFLKSDCAEFSDDWRVRSIIKKYSDHISVPVLMQAPPAPPAEDEEESETVQSEPEFESVNSATALWTRSRSEVSNEEYQEFYKHVSHDFEDPLLWSHNKVEGKLEYTSLLYIPAKAPFDLWNREMSRGLKLYVQRTFIMDEAEQFLPLYLRFVKGVVDSNDLSLNVSREILQKDPAVESMRSALTKRVLDMLSKMAKSDDAEKYAAFWQQFGPVLKEGPAEDMANKEKIAKLLRFSTTHTDNEEQDQSLEDYVSRMQDSQEKIYYVVAENFITAKKSPHLEVFRKKGIEVLLLSDRVDDWLMNQLQEFDGKSFQDVGRGALELDIDSEEEKAQQEKLNKESEALVERLAEVLKEDVSEVRATARLTDSVACLVVGDFDMGAQMRRIMEAAGQDVPESKPILEVNPAHALAKLLDQEADEARFADLAHIVLDQATLVEGGQLEDPTAFVSRLNKLLVELGQD; this is encoded by the coding sequence ATGACGGCTGATGTAAAGAAAGAGACTCTTGGCTTTCAAACCGAGGCGAAACAACTGCTCCACCTGATGATCCACTCCCTGTACAGCAACCGGGAGATCTTTCTGCGTGAGTTGATATCGAATGCCAGTGATGCGATCGACAAGTTACGTTTTGCTTCGTTATCGGATGAGTCTCTGCTGCAAGGAGATAGCAATTACGAGGTGCGTGTAGAGCTCGATAAGGACGCAAACACATTGACGATTAGCGACAATGGTATCGGGATGAGTCGAGAAGACGTCATTGAACATCTTGGCACAATAGCGAAATCCGGTACTGCTGCCTTTCTCGAAAGTCTCACCGGTGATGAGCAAAAAGATTCCCAGCTGATTGGTCAGTTTGGCGTTGGTTTTTATTCAGCGTTTATTGTCGCAGACCGTGTCGAGGTCCACACCCGTAAAGCGGGAGCTGATGCGTCCGAGGGCGTGCTGTGGGATTCACAGGGTGAAGCTGACTTCTCTGTAGAGGCAAGGGATAGGAGCGCCAGGGGAACCAGCATTACCCTGTTCCTGAAGTCCGACTGCGCTGAATTTTCTGATGATTGGCGCGTGCGCAGTATCATCAAGAAGTATTCAGATCATATTTCAGTCCCGGTTTTGATGCAGGCACCACCAGCACCCCCAGCAGAAGACGAGGAAGAATCGGAAACTGTTCAGTCTGAGCCGGAGTTTGAATCTGTTAACTCAGCTACTGCGCTTTGGACCCGCTCGCGCAGCGAGGTCAGCAACGAAGAGTATCAAGAGTTCTACAAGCATGTGTCACACGATTTTGAGGATCCGTTGTTGTGGAGCCATAACAAGGTTGAGGGCAAGCTGGAATATACGAGCCTGCTCTATATCCCTGCGAAGGCACCATTCGACCTGTGGAACCGGGAGATGTCTCGTGGCTTGAAACTGTATGTCCAGCGTACTTTCATTATGGATGAGGCGGAGCAGTTTTTGCCGTTGTACCTGCGGTTCGTAAAAGGGGTTGTCGATTCGAACGACCTGTCCCTGAATGTCTCTCGAGAAATTTTACAGAAAGATCCTGCCGTTGAGTCAATGCGCTCTGCTCTGACGAAACGGGTGTTGGATATGTTGTCCAAGATGGCCAAGTCTGATGACGCCGAGAAATACGCTGCCTTCTGGCAACAGTTTGGTCCTGTGTTAAAGGAAGGTCCGGCGGAGGATATGGCAAACAAGGAGAAAATCGCCAAGCTACTGCGCTTTAGTACGACCCATACAGACAATGAGGAGCAGGATCAGTCTCTCGAGGATTATGTTTCTCGTATGCAGGATTCGCAGGAAAAAATCTATTACGTGGTTGCGGAAAATTTCATCACCGCGAAGAAGAGTCCACACTTGGAAGTATTCAGGAAAAAAGGTATCGAAGTATTGCTGCTGAGTGATCGTGTTGACGATTGGCTCATGAATCAACTGCAGGAATTCGATGGTAAGTCTTTTCAGGATGTAGGGCGTGGTGCCTTGGAACTGGACATAGATTCGGAGGAGGAGAAGGCGCAGCAAGAGAAGCTCAACAAGGAGTCTGAAGCGCTTGTAGAGCGTCTTGCGGAGGTTTTGAAAGAGGATGTGAGTGAAGTGCGCGCTACTGCGCGGCTGACAGATTCCGTTGCCTGTCTTGTGGTGGGAGACTTCGATATGGGCGCGCAGATGCGGCGTATCATGGAGGCTGCAGGACAGGACGTACCCGAGTCGAAGCCGATACTTGAGGTCAATCCAGCACATGCGCTGGCCAAACTCCTTGACCAGGAGGCGGACGAGGCACGCTTTGCCGACCTCGCGCATATTGTGCTTGACCAGGCGACTCTTGTCGAAGGAGGGCAATTGGAGGATCCAACTGCCTTTGTTTCGCGGCTGAACAAGCTTTTGGTCGAACTGGGGCAGGACTAG
- a CDS encoding SixA phosphatase family protein yields the protein MILTIWRHGEAESGSVDRQRELTPGGREDIGFGCQQFYRACANRRLPQPTHILHSPYERTAQTAEMIESAFTHATGGEAYWLAPQSSIATIDQTLLRDFDGRDHRCHVVLVSHQPLVSNLVSWYVGEKGAAVPPLHPGGLATITMDVVAAACGQTVFWAMPPEYEVGI from the coding sequence ATGATTCTCACGATCTGGCGACATGGCGAGGCGGAGAGTGGTTCAGTGGACCGTCAGCGCGAGCTGACACCTGGCGGTCGTGAAGACATAGGTTTCGGCTGTCAGCAGTTCTATCGCGCCTGCGCTAATCGTCGCCTGCCTCAGCCGACACATATTTTGCACAGCCCTTACGAGCGCACTGCCCAAACTGCTGAAATGATCGAATCTGCCTTCACCCATGCGACGGGTGGTGAAGCCTACTGGCTTGCGCCGCAGAGCAGCATTGCGACTATTGACCAGACCCTGTTGCGCGACTTCGATGGGAGAGACCACAGATGTCATGTTGTGCTGGTGTCTCACCAGCCTCTAGTGTCTAACTTGGTGAGCTGGTACGTCGGCGAGAAAGGCGCTGCAGTTCCTCCTTTGCACCCGGGGGGCCTCGCTACAATAACCATGGATGTCGTTGCTGCGGCATGCGGTCAAACCGTTTTTTGGGCCATGCCGCCTGAGTACGAGGTGGGTATCTAA
- the prmB gene encoding 50S ribosomal protein L3 N(5)-glutamine methyltransferase — protein MSFSNRETTVPIKLGEAIDYCCRELESSDAFFGHGTDNAWDEAVQLVLAVAQLPTDSGQEVLHREIRPSQQTELLALLHRRIHEQVPLPYLLGRAWFAGLEFLCDERAIVPRSPLAELILNGFQPWYFGPEPRRILDLCCGGGCIGLAVAHYYPNCRVDLVDIDRDALALSHDNRVRLELPQERVRIIQSDGFADLDDTRYDIILTNPPYVDSLELEAMPREYHAEPALALASGADGLDLTRRILGSAREFLTETGLIIGEVGHSWRSLDRCFPTIPFTWIDCEDGGEGVFVMSAQELQKYGDCWQD, from the coding sequence ATGTCTTTTAGCAATCGCGAAACTACAGTCCCGATCAAACTTGGCGAGGCCATTGATTATTGCTGCAGAGAACTTGAAAGCAGTGATGCCTTCTTTGGTCACGGCACGGACAACGCCTGGGACGAGGCCGTGCAACTGGTGCTGGCGGTGGCGCAGCTGCCGACAGATTCGGGGCAGGAGGTGCTTCACCGTGAGATACGGCCGTCGCAACAGACAGAATTGCTTGCTCTTCTGCATAGGCGCATACACGAACAAGTTCCACTGCCTTACCTGCTGGGGCGCGCCTGGTTTGCTGGCTTGGAATTTCTATGCGACGAGCGCGCCATCGTTCCGCGTTCGCCTTTAGCAGAGCTGATATTGAATGGGTTTCAACCGTGGTATTTTGGTCCCGAGCCGCGCCGGATTTTGGATCTGTGCTGTGGTGGCGGTTGTATCGGTCTTGCTGTAGCGCATTATTATCCGAATTGCCGTGTGGATCTTGTGGATATTGACCGGGATGCACTTGCGCTGAGCCATGACAATCGGGTGCGTCTTGAGTTGCCTCAAGAGCGGGTCCGCATCATCCAATCAGATGGCTTCGCAGATCTTGATGACACTCGATACGATATTATTCTTACCAACCCTCCTTACGTCGATTCGCTTGAGCTTGAGGCTATGCCGAGAGAATACCACGCCGAGCCGGCGCTGGCGCTTGCCTCAGGCGCGGACGGATTGGACCTGACTCGGCGCATACTTGGGAGTGCGAGGGAGTTTCTCACAGAGACCGGGCTTATTATCGGTGAGGTCGGACACAGCTGGCGAAGCCTGGACAGGTGCTTTCCCACCATACCTTTCACCTGGATAGACTGTGAGGACGGAGGAGAGGGCGTATTTGTCATGTCGGCTCAGGAGCTGCAAAAGTACGGCGATTGCTGGCAGGATTAG
- the lpdA gene encoding dihydrolipoyl dehydrogenase — protein sequence MSVKFDVVIIGSGPAGYVAAIKASQLGMNTACVEQWLGDGDKLQLGGTCLNVGCIPSKALLDSSQKYADTRDNLDIHGIDVGKPEINVAAMLSRKDKIVSQLTGGIAGLFKHNGVTAIAGTAKVLAGTKVEITDREGAVQIIEAGHIIIAAGSVPVEIPPAPIDDEYIIDSTGALKLSEVPGRLGVIGAGVIGLELGSVWRRLGSEVVMLEALDDFLPMMDEQIARESGKIFKKQGLDIRLGARVTGAEVKDCAVHVTYSNSDGEQTEVFDKLIVAVGRRPRSEGLFEPDSGITLDERGYIYVNDNCETEAPHVYAVGDIVRGPMLAHKGSEEGIMVVERIAGNSAQMNYDCVPSVVYTHPEIAAVGKTEQELKGEGIDCKVGVFPFAASGRALAANDADGMVKMIADAETDRILGCHIVGASAADLVQQVVIAMEFGSSAEDLALTVFGHPTLSEAVHEAALAVDGQAIHIANRKKR from the coding sequence ATGTCGGTAAAGTTCGATGTTGTGATAATTGGATCGGGCCCTGCGGGCTACGTAGCGGCCATTAAAGCGTCTCAATTAGGGATGAATACGGCCTGTGTGGAGCAGTGGTTGGGCGACGGAGATAAGTTACAACTTGGTGGCACGTGTCTAAACGTCGGTTGTATACCGTCCAAGGCGCTTTTGGACAGTAGCCAAAAGTATGCAGATACCCGCGATAATCTCGATATTCATGGCATTGATGTTGGCAAGCCCGAGATTAACGTTGCCGCGATGCTGTCGCGTAAGGACAAGATCGTATCTCAATTGACAGGCGGTATTGCGGGCTTGTTTAAGCACAATGGCGTGACGGCGATTGCTGGCACAGCGAAAGTATTAGCTGGGACCAAGGTAGAGATTACCGATCGTGAAGGCGCGGTGCAGATCATTGAAGCGGGTCACATTATAATCGCCGCAGGATCTGTTCCTGTAGAGATTCCCCCTGCGCCCATCGACGACGAGTACATCATCGATTCAACCGGCGCACTCAAATTGTCCGAGGTACCCGGACGTCTGGGTGTTATTGGCGCCGGCGTCATTGGTCTTGAGCTTGGCAGTGTCTGGCGCAGATTGGGTTCGGAAGTAGTGATGCTGGAGGCTCTTGACGATTTTCTGCCAATGATGGATGAGCAGATTGCGAGGGAATCGGGGAAAATCTTTAAGAAACAGGGTCTCGACATTCGGCTGGGCGCTCGAGTTACGGGTGCCGAGGTGAAGGATTGCGCTGTACACGTAACCTATTCTAACAGCGACGGCGAGCAGACAGAGGTGTTCGACAAGCTTATCGTGGCGGTTGGGCGCAGGCCTCGTTCCGAAGGGCTTTTCGAGCCTGACAGTGGCATCACTCTGGACGAGCGAGGATATATATACGTCAACGATAATTGTGAGACGGAGGCGCCCCATGTCTATGCGGTTGGTGATATAGTGCGTGGCCCGATGCTGGCTCACAAGGGGTCGGAAGAGGGCATTATGGTGGTTGAGCGAATTGCGGGCAACTCGGCGCAAATGAATTATGACTGTGTCCCGTCGGTTGTCTATACCCACCCTGAGATAGCAGCTGTGGGAAAAACAGAGCAGGAGCTCAAAGGGGAGGGTATTGATTGCAAGGTGGGTGTTTTCCCGTTTGCCGCCAGTGGTAGAGCATTGGCCGCAAACGACGCAGACGGCATGGTAAAGATGATAGCGGATGCAGAAACAGATCGCATTCTGGGCTGTCACATAGTGGGGGCATCTGCTGCCGACCTGGTACAACAGGTGGTCATTGCAATGGAGTTTGGTTCAAGTGCGGAAGATTTGGCGTTGACAGTGTTCGGTCATCCAACGCTATCAGAAGCAGTCCATGAGGCGGCATTGGCGGTCGATGGGCAGGCGATTCATATCGCCAACAGGAAAAAGCGTTAA
- a CDS encoding alpha/beta fold hydrolase — protein sequence MTQAESSRQARARRFEVNGLAISGLSWGDPAEAPLLALHGWLDNAASFACVAPLLQGYHVIALDLTGHGQSDWRSADASYQIWDDLPEVLGVADALGWDRFNLIGHSRGAIISTLLASSFPERVEKLIMLDALSPGPVVAEQFPQQLRRALIEKPALLGRDNRVFSSVEAAIDSRCRTGLSRAAAEMLVKRSVRGCQRGLTWTADPRLHGASAVKLTDGQIRAVLSGLEMPTLLMAAQTNARRMPDMVQQAKEYIPSVLVEEVEGGHHFHMESATADVAKRILAFLV from the coding sequence ATGACTCAAGCGGAATCTTCACGGCAGGCGAGGGCGAGACGCTTCGAGGTGAATGGGCTGGCAATTTCAGGGCTTAGCTGGGGTGACCCGGCAGAGGCCCCGTTGCTCGCCCTGCATGGCTGGCTCGATAATGCCGCCAGCTTCGCGTGTGTAGCGCCTCTGCTGCAAGGATACCATGTGATCGCTCTGGATCTGACAGGTCATGGACAGAGCGACTGGCGCTCAGCGGATGCCAGCTATCAGATATGGGATGACCTGCCCGAGGTGCTCGGTGTGGCAGATGCCCTGGGCTGGGACCGTTTTAATCTGATAGGCCATTCAAGGGGCGCGATTATCAGTACACTGTTGGCTAGTAGTTTTCCCGAACGGGTGGAAAAGCTAATTATGCTGGATGCACTCTCGCCGGGGCCAGTAGTGGCTGAGCAGTTCCCGCAACAGCTTCGTAGAGCTCTCATCGAAAAGCCGGCATTGTTGGGCCGGGACAACAGGGTGTTTTCTTCTGTTGAAGCCGCGATCGATTCCCGTTGTCGCACGGGCTTGTCCAGGGCAGCGGCTGAAATGTTGGTCAAACGCAGTGTCCGAGGCTGTCAACGGGGTCTGACCTGGACCGCAGATCCACGGCTGCATGGTGCATCGGCAGTAAAGTTGACTGATGGCCAGATTCGGGCAGTATTGTCAGGCTTGGAAATGCCGACACTTCTCATGGCGGCTCAGACCAATGCTCGTAGAATGCCCGATATGGTGCAGCAGGCGAAGGAGTATATTCCGTCAGTGCTGGTAGAAGAGGTTGAAGGAGGGCACCATTTCCATATGGAGTCCGCCACCGCTGATGTGGCAAAGCGTATTCTTGCCTTCTTGGTATGA
- the sucC gene encoding ADP-forming succinate--CoA ligase subunit beta, with translation MNLHEYQGKQLFAEYGLPVSKGYAVDTPEEAVAAAKKIGGEMWVVKAQVHAGGRGKAGGVKLVKEAAEIEAFAKQWLGQRLVTYQTDEAGQPVSKILVETCTDIAEELYLGAVVDRSSRRVVFMASTEGGVEIEKVAEETPEKILRATIDPLAGPQPYQGRELAFKLGLSGDQIKQFVKIFIGLARMFEEKDLALIEINPLVITDEGNLHCLDAKIGVDSNALYRQSAVSKMHDPSQEDEREAHAAEWELNYVALDGNIGCMVNGAGLAMGTMDIVALHGGFPANFLDVGGGATKERVSEAFKIILSDDKVKAVLINIFGGIVRCDLIAEGVIGAVEEIGVEVPVVVRLEGNNAELGRKVLAESGLNIIAASSLTDAAQQAVKAAGGTA, from the coding sequence ATGAACCTTCATGAGTATCAGGGCAAACAATTGTTTGCCGAGTATGGATTGCCGGTGTCAAAAGGCTACGCGGTTGATACGCCCGAAGAGGCGGTGGCGGCTGCAAAAAAGATTGGCGGTGAAATGTGGGTGGTCAAAGCCCAGGTGCACGCGGGCGGTCGTGGCAAGGCAGGCGGAGTAAAGCTGGTCAAGGAAGCCGCAGAGATTGAGGCCTTCGCTAAACAGTGGTTGGGTCAACGACTGGTCACATACCAGACTGACGAAGCGGGACAACCCGTTAGCAAGATTCTGGTTGAAACGTGTACCGACATTGCAGAAGAGTTGTACCTCGGCGCGGTTGTTGACCGATCTTCGCGTCGTGTCGTCTTCATGGCCTCTACCGAGGGCGGTGTTGAGATTGAGAAAGTCGCAGAGGAAACGCCGGAAAAAATTCTGAGGGCGACTATAGATCCATTGGCAGGACCGCAGCCTTATCAGGGACGAGAGTTAGCGTTTAAACTGGGTCTCTCTGGCGATCAAATCAAGCAATTTGTAAAAATCTTCATCGGTCTTGCCCGGATGTTTGAAGAAAAAGACCTTGCACTCATTGAGATTAATCCGCTTGTCATTACCGATGAAGGTAACTTGCATTGTCTCGATGCCAAGATCGGTGTCGATAGCAATGCGCTTTATCGACAGTCTGCTGTTAGTAAAATGCACGACCCCTCGCAGGAAGACGAACGAGAAGCGCATGCTGCGGAGTGGGAGCTGAACTACGTAGCGCTGGACGGCAATATTGGTTGCATGGTTAACGGTGCGGGCCTGGCGATGGGTACCATGGATATTGTGGCATTGCATGGCGGTTTTCCTGCTAATTTTCTTGATGTCGGGGGCGGCGCGACCAAGGAGCGTGTTTCCGAAGCATTCAAGATCATTTTGTCAGACGACAAGGTGAAGGCTGTGCTGATAAATATTTTTGGAGGTATTGTTCGCTGCGACCTCATTGCTGAGGGCGTGATCGGTGCGGTAGAGGAAATCGGCGTTGAGGTTCCCGTGGTCGTTCGCCTGGAAGGCAATAACGCCGAACTTGGTCGCAAAGTGTTGGCCGAAAGCGGATTGAACATTATCGCTGCAAGCAGTCTGACGGACGCTGCGCAGCAGGCGGTCAAAGCAGCGGGAGGAACCGCATAA
- the odhB gene encoding 2-oxoglutarate dehydrogenase complex dihydrolipoyllysine-residue succinyltransferase produces MAIEIKAPVFPESVSDGEVATWHKSEGDSVSRDELIVEIETDKVVLEVVSPQDGVIKAIHVQQGDIVQSQQLLATIEAGAVEKPAMPGSASANNSAAVTSDGAEPEEIVSSAQLGPAARQLVDEHSLVVSEISGTGKSGRITKEDVVAYMAAKEDAPQVPEQQALPAEPVGHSSERVEKRVPMTRMRAKIAERLLDATQQTAMLSTFNEVNMAPVMALRSKYKEQFEKTHHGTRLGFMGFFVKAACEALKRYPAVNASIDDHDIVYHGYQDIGVAVSTETGLVVPVLRDADFMSLADVEAAVRDLGQRARDNKLSIDDITGGTFTVTNGGVFGSLLSTPILNPPQTGILGMHKIQDRPMAVDGEIVIQPMMYLALTYDHRIIDGKTAVQFLVAIKDLIEDPARILLQL; encoded by the coding sequence ATGGCTATCGAAATCAAGGCGCCCGTTTTCCCCGAGTCGGTCTCTGACGGCGAGGTAGCGACTTGGCATAAGTCAGAGGGTGATTCAGTATCGCGCGATGAGCTGATCGTCGAGATCGAAACGGATAAGGTCGTTCTCGAGGTTGTGTCACCTCAGGACGGCGTGATCAAGGCGATTCATGTCCAGCAGGGCGATATCGTGCAGAGTCAGCAGTTACTCGCAACCATTGAGGCCGGAGCAGTTGAGAAGCCCGCGATGCCCGGGTCTGCTTCCGCGAACAATTCTGCGGCAGTCACCAGCGACGGCGCAGAGCCGGAGGAGATTGTCTCCAGTGCTCAGCTTGGGCCGGCAGCAAGGCAGCTTGTGGACGAACACAGCCTCGTTGTGAGCGAAATCAGCGGCACTGGAAAAAGTGGCCGTATTACCAAGGAGGATGTGGTCGCGTACATGGCGGCTAAAGAGGACGCGCCGCAGGTACCTGAGCAGCAGGCACTCCCCGCTGAGCCGGTTGGGCATTCCAGTGAGCGAGTGGAAAAACGCGTGCCTATGACCCGAATGCGGGCAAAAATAGCTGAGCGTCTGCTCGATGCAACTCAACAAACGGCGATGTTGAGCACATTTAATGAGGTCAACATGGCGCCCGTGATGGCGCTGCGCAGCAAGTACAAAGAGCAGTTTGAGAAAACCCACCACGGCACTCGCCTTGGGTTCATGGGTTTTTTCGTTAAGGCAGCCTGTGAAGCTTTGAAGCGCTATCCCGCTGTAAATGCGTCCATAGATGATCACGATATCGTATACCACGGTTACCAGGATATCGGTGTGGCGGTTTCCACTGAAACGGGCCTGGTTGTGCCTGTTCTTCGCGACGCAGACTTTATGAGTCTTGCCGATGTAGAGGCCGCTGTTAGAGACCTCGGCCAGCGTGCGCGAGATAATAAATTAAGTATTGACGATATTACTGGAGGCACGTTTACCGTCACCAATGGTGGGGTATTTGGTTCTTTGCTCTCTACGCCCATTTTGAATCCGCCTCAGACAGGGATATTGGGTATGCATAAAATTCAGGACCGCCCGATGGCAGTCGATGGTGAGATTGTCATACAGCCAATGATGTACCTGGCACTGACGTATGATCACCGTATCATCGACGGCAAGACTGCAGTGCAGTTTCTGGTGGCAATCAAGGATCTGATTGAAGATCCAGCCAGGATTCTATTACAGCTTTAG
- the sucD gene encoding succinate--CoA ligase subunit alpha, with the protein MSILIDRNTKVICQGFTGSQGTFHSEQAIAYGTKMVGGVTPGKGGQEHLGLPVFNTVSEAVEATGADASVIYVPAAFCKDSILEAANGGVKLIVCITEGIPTLDMLEAKVRCDDLGVRLIGPNCPGVITPDECKIGIMPADIHLAGKVGIVSRSGTLTYEAVKQTTDAGFGQSTCVGIGGDPIPGSNFIDILQMFQDDSRTEAIVMIGEIGGTAEEEAAAFIKANVTKPVVSYIAGVTAPKGKRMGHAGAIISGGKGTAAEKFAALEDAGVKTVRSLADIGTGLKEITGW; encoded by the coding sequence ATGAGTATTCTGATTGATAGGAACACCAAGGTTATCTGCCAGGGCTTTACTGGGTCTCAAGGCACGTTTCATTCCGAGCAGGCTATTGCCTACGGCACCAAAATGGTGGGTGGTGTAACCCCGGGTAAGGGTGGCCAGGAGCATTTGGGGCTCCCGGTCTTCAACACGGTTTCCGAGGCAGTGGAGGCAACTGGCGCTGATGCATCGGTTATTTATGTGCCCGCCGCCTTCTGCAAAGATTCCATACTCGAAGCCGCTAATGGTGGTGTCAAACTGATTGTGTGTATCACAGAAGGTATCCCTACGCTGGATATGCTGGAAGCGAAGGTGCGCTGTGATGATCTCGGTGTTCGTCTGATCGGCCCCAACTGTCCTGGTGTGATCACGCCTGACGAGTGCAAGATCGGCATCATGCCTGCCGACATCCATCTCGCGGGTAAGGTCGGTATCGTGTCGCGCTCGGGTACTTTGACTTATGAAGCGGTCAAGCAAACTACGGACGCTGGATTTGGGCAATCGACCTGCGTTGGCATTGGCGGCGATCCCATCCCCGGATCTAATTTTATCGACATCCTGCAAATGTTTCAGGACGACTCCAGGACTGAGGCTATCGTTATGATTGGGGAAATCGGAGGCACCGCGGAGGAGGAAGCTGCGGCCTTCATCAAGGCCAATGTTACCAAGCCGGTTGTGTCCTACATTGCCGGTGTGACAGCCCCGAAAGGAAAGCGGATGGGGCACGCAGGTGCGATCATTTCCGGCGGCAAGGGCACTGCTGCCGAGAAGTTTGCGGCGCTTGAGGATGCCGGAGTGAAAACCGTGCGCAGTCTCGCCGATATTGGCACTGGTCTGAAGGAGATCACAGGTTGGTAG